A genomic stretch from Cyprinus carpio isolate SPL01 chromosome A12, ASM1834038v1, whole genome shotgun sequence includes:
- the prodh2 gene encoding LOW QUALITY PROTEIN: hydroxyproline dehydrogenase (The sequence of the model RefSeq protein was modified relative to this genomic sequence to represent the inferred CDS: inserted 3 bases in 2 codons) — MTQRSIYREHRYEDNLAAMLECVHMSHSKGWSKNPMMQLKITALVSPELYVSVSSIKIILYELRLTKIKVLCSLSVKTHLLLGLQRLNKIEEVSVSKVCVLVDAEYTYMNPALSLITMAMMKKFSLPSVWIWNTYQCYLKDSRNLFLDAIQTSXDVKLVRDAYMDKERKLAEKXGRTDPIHGNVLMTGPPMQS, encoded by the exons atgACACAAAGGTCTATCTACAGGGAACATCGATATGAAGACAACCTAGCAGCTATGCTGGAGTGTGTCCACATGTCTCACAGCAAAGGCTGGAGTAAAAATCCCATGATGCAGCTGAAGATCACAGCACTGGTCAGCCCTGAGCTGTATGTGAGTGTTTCATCTATAAAGATCATTTTATATGAGTTGAGATTAACAAAGATTAAGGTTCTTTGTTCTCTGAGTGTGAAAACGCACTTATTATTGGGCCTTCAGAGACTCAATAAAATAGAAG AGGTGAGTGTTAGTAAAGTCTGTGTTCTGGTGGATGCTGAGTACACTTACATGAATCCTGCCCTGTCACTCATCACCATGGCAATGATGAAGAAGTTCAGTCTGCCTAGTGTCTGGATCTGGAACACATATCAGTGCTACCTTA AGGATTCAAGGAATCTATTTCTTGATGCCATTCAGACGTC CGATGTTAAACTCGTCAGAGACGCTTACATGGACAAAGAGAGAAAACTGGCTGAAA AAGGGCGAACAGATCCAATCCATGGGAACGTACTAATGACAG GTCCTCCAATGCAGTCATAA